One window of Myxococcus virescens genomic DNA carries:
- a CDS encoding nicotinamidase has protein sequence MKTQVKALPLPRFYDAAHAGQFGYSPDAGKLQVEAQRWRAANDVSMSATDAFNLHLLLIDVQKDFCFPEGSLYVAGRSGRGAVDDSRRIAEFIYRNLGALTNVTATLDTHFAYQIFFPSFWVDQDDQPLTPYREVTREQIERGQARPNPAMAKWLCGGNYPWLLKQVKYYCEELERAGKYTLYLWPPHCLLGSDGHALAGVVQEARLFHAFARGMQSWAEVKGGNPLTENYSVMRPEVLGRHDGQPLAQRNTQFLKTLLTADAVVIAGQAASHCVKSSIDDLLGEIVAQDAALARKVYLLTDCMSSVTVPDGKGGFAADFTPQAEASLKRFADAGMHLVKSTDPLASWPDLRIA, from the coding sequence ATGAAGACGCAAGTGAAGGCGCTTCCGCTTCCGAGGTTCTACGACGCGGCCCATGCCGGGCAGTTCGGATACAGCCCTGACGCGGGAAAGCTCCAGGTGGAGGCCCAGCGCTGGCGCGCGGCGAACGACGTCTCCATGTCGGCGACGGACGCGTTCAACCTGCACCTGTTGCTCATCGACGTGCAGAAGGACTTCTGCTTCCCGGAGGGCTCGCTCTACGTGGCGGGACGCAGTGGGCGCGGCGCCGTGGATGACAGCCGTCGCATCGCGGAGTTCATCTACCGCAACCTCGGCGCGCTGACGAACGTGACGGCGACGCTCGACACCCACTTCGCGTACCAGATTTTCTTCCCGTCCTTCTGGGTGGACCAGGACGACCAGCCGCTGACGCCGTACCGCGAGGTGACACGCGAGCAGATTGAGCGTGGGCAGGCGCGGCCCAACCCCGCCATGGCGAAGTGGCTGTGCGGTGGCAACTACCCCTGGCTGCTCAAGCAGGTGAAGTACTACTGCGAGGAATTGGAGCGGGCGGGCAAGTACACGCTGTACCTGTGGCCGCCGCACTGCCTGCTGGGGAGCGACGGGCACGCGCTGGCGGGGGTGGTGCAGGAGGCGCGGCTGTTCCACGCCTTCGCGCGTGGCATGCAGTCGTGGGCGGAGGTGAAGGGGGGCAATCCGCTGACGGAGAACTACTCGGTGATGCGCCCGGAGGTGCTGGGGCGGCATGACGGCCAGCCGCTGGCGCAGCGCAATACCCAGTTCCTCAAGACGCTGCTGACCGCGGACGCGGTGGTGATTGCAGGGCAGGCGGCGAGCCACTGCGTGAAGAGCTCCATCGACGACCTGCTCGGGGAGATTGTCGCGCAGGACGCGGCGCTGGCTCGCAAGGTGTATCTGCTGACGGACTGCATGTCGTCGGTGACGGTGCCGGACGGCAAGGGGGGCTTCGCGGCGGACTTCACCCCGCAGGCGGAGGCGTCGCTGAAGCGCTTCGCGGACGCGGGGATGCACCTGGTGAAGTCCACGGACCCGCTGGCGAGCTGGCCGGACCTGCGCATCGCCTGA